In one window of Mesorhizobium sp. B2-1-1 DNA:
- a CDS encoding NAD(P)-dependent oxidoreductase: MAKVALIGASGAVGSRLLKELSDRGHTVTGIARNPEKIAALPGVTARKGDVFDMEGLAKLIRGHDVVISSVHFLDSDADTLIAAVRASGVKRYLVVGGAGSLEVAPGKRLVDTPEFPDIYKAEAQKGADFLDKLKTIDDLDWTFLSPSAMFIPGERTGKFRLGKDTLLASDKGSSISFEDYAIAMVDEIEKPAHIKQRFTVGY; this comes from the coding sequence ATGGCAAAAGTCGCTCTCATCGGCGCATCGGGCGCAGTCGGTTCGCGCCTGCTCAAGGAACTCTCCGACCGTGGCCATACCGTCACCGGCATCGCCCGCAATCCTGAAAAAATCGCTGCGCTGCCTGGCGTGACGGCCAGGAAGGGCGATGTCTTCGACATGGAAGGCCTGGCCAAGCTGATCCGCGGCCATGATGTGGTGATCAGTTCGGTGCATTTCCTCGACAGCGATGCCGACACGCTGATCGCCGCGGTGCGAGCCTCCGGCGTGAAGCGCTACCTGGTCGTCGGCGGTGCGGGCAGCCTTGAGGTCGCGCCCGGCAAGCGGCTGGTCGACACGCCCGAATTTCCCGACATCTACAAGGCCGAGGCGCAGAAGGGCGCCGACTTCCTCGACAAGTTGAAGACCATCGATGACCTCGATTGGACGTTCCTGTCGCCGTCCGCCATGTTCATCCCGGGCGAGCGAACCGGCAAGTTCCGCCTCGGCAAGGACACGCTTCTGGCTTCGGACAAGGGCAGCAGCATTTCCTTCGAGGATTACGCCATCGCGATGGTCGACGAGATCGAGAAGCCCGCCCACATAAAGCAGCGCTTCACCGTCGGTTATTGA
- a CDS encoding DsbA family protein: MGNPEVTYLFDPLCGWCYGASPMLEKLSGSGVRIELLPTGLFSGAGARPMDDGFAAHAWANDQRIERLTGQVFTQGYRDNVLNVRGTLLDSHAATLAITAAGLENPGRRLAALKAIQNARYVDGRDIVTVGGVAEVLAAAGMADAGELVKAPTEGLLTAHRELVGRGRALFQRLHSNGVPSLAVIRNDAPRLIGSNALFGSFDNLLAHIAAA, encoded by the coding sequence GTGGGCAATCCAGAAGTGACCTACCTTTTCGATCCGCTCTGCGGCTGGTGCTATGGCGCAAGCCCGATGCTCGAAAAACTGTCCGGCAGCGGCGTCCGCATCGAGCTCTTGCCGACCGGCCTGTTTTCGGGGGCAGGCGCCCGGCCGATGGATGACGGTTTTGCCGCCCATGCCTGGGCGAACGACCAGCGCATCGAGCGCTTGACCGGACAGGTTTTCACGCAGGGCTATCGGGACAACGTGCTGAATGTTCGCGGCACGTTGCTGGATTCCCATGCCGCGACCCTCGCGATCACCGCAGCGGGCCTGGAAAATCCCGGCCGCCGGCTGGCCGCGCTGAAGGCGATCCAGAACGCGCGCTATGTCGATGGGCGCGATATCGTCACGGTCGGCGGTGTCGCCGAGGTGCTCGCCGCCGCCGGCATGGCCGATGCCGGCGAACTGGTGAAGGCGCCAACCGAAGGATTGCTGACAGCTCACCGCGAACTGGTCGGCCGAGGCCGCGCGCTGTTCCAGCGCTTGCATTCCAATGGCGTGCCTTCGCTCGCCGTCATCCGCAACGATGCGCCGCGCCTCATCGGTTCGAACGCGCTGTTCGGCAGTTTCGACAATCTCCTCGCTCATATCGCGGCCGCGTGA
- a CDS encoding DUF982 domain-containing protein, producing MNDIRFPQPITLELSDAPRKVASSFEALECLDQQWPKWARGPSWRAAGRACRDALDGWRSGRAAYKAFLKAAKRAGLTRGRSASPQQFRSAAMSRTAQPMAVRAG from the coding sequence ATGAACGATATTCGGTTTCCCCAGCCGATTACCCTCGAATTGTCGGACGCCCCACGCAAGGTCGCCAGCAGCTTCGAGGCTCTGGAATGCCTGGATCAACAATGGCCGAAATGGGCGCGCGGACCAAGCTGGCGCGCCGCCGGCCGTGCATGCCGTGATGCGCTGGATGGCTGGCGCAGCGGGCGTGCCGCCTACAAGGCCTTCTTGAAGGCGGCCAAGCGAGCCGGCCTGACGAGGGGCCGCTCCGCTTCGCCCCAGCAATTCCGTTCCGCGGCGATGTCAAGGACGGCCCAGCCGATGGCTGTCAGAGCAGGATGA
- the groL gene encoding chaperonin GroEL (60 kDa chaperone family; promotes refolding of misfolded polypeptides especially under stressful conditions; forms two stacked rings of heptamers to form a barrel-shaped 14mer; ends can be capped by GroES; misfolded proteins enter the barrel where they are refolded when GroES binds), producing MAAKEVKFHTEAREKMLRGVDILANAVKVTLGPKGRNVVIDKSFGAPRITKDGVTVAKEIELEDKFENMGAQMVREVASKTNDIAGDGTTTATVLAQAIVKEGAKAVASGMNPMDLKRGIDKAVEAVVAELKANARKVTKNDEIAQVGTISANGDPEIGRFLAEAMEKVGNEGVITVEEAKTAETELEVVEGMQFDRGYLSPYFITNQDKMRVELEEPYVLIHEKKLSNLQAMLPVLEAVVQSGKPLLIIAEDVEGEALATLVVNKLRGGLKVAAVKAPGFGDRRKAMLEDIAILTGGTAISEDLGIKLENVTLQMLGRAKKVVIEKENTTIVDGVGRKEEIQGRIAQIKAQIEETTSDYDREKLQERLAKLAGGVAVIRVGGSTEVEVKERKDRVDDALHATRAAVEEGVLPGGGVALLRAAKALDALPIDNADQRTGVEIVRRAIETPVRQIAENAGAEGSIIVGKLREKSEFGWGWNAQTNEFGDLYGQGVIDPAKVVRTALQDAASVAGLLVTTEAMVAEKPKKEAATPAMPAGAGMDF from the coding sequence ATGGCTGCCAAGGAAGTGAAATTCCATACCGAAGCCCGCGAGAAGATGCTGCGCGGCGTCGACATTCTGGCCAATGCGGTGAAGGTGACGCTCGGTCCCAAAGGCCGCAACGTCGTTATCGATAAATCCTTCGGCGCGCCGCGCATCACCAAGGATGGTGTGACGGTGGCCAAGGAGATCGAACTGGAAGACAAGTTCGAAAACATGGGCGCGCAGATGGTGCGCGAAGTCGCTTCGAAGACCAACGACATCGCCGGCGACGGCACCACAACCGCGACCGTTCTGGCCCAAGCCATCGTCAAGGAAGGTGCCAAGGCCGTTGCCTCGGGCATGAATCCGATGGATTTGAAACGCGGCATCGACAAGGCCGTGGAGGCGGTCGTTGCCGAACTGAAGGCCAACGCTCGCAAGGTGACGAAAAACGATGAGATCGCCCAGGTCGGCACCATTTCGGCCAATGGCGATCCCGAGATCGGCCGGTTCCTCGCCGAGGCGATGGAGAAGGTCGGCAATGAAGGTGTCATCACGGTGGAGGAGGCCAAGACCGCCGAGACCGAACTGGAGGTGGTCGAAGGCATGCAGTTCGACCGCGGCTATCTCAGCCCGTACTTCATCACCAACCAGGACAAGATGCGCGTCGAGCTCGAAGAGCCCTATGTGCTGATCCACGAGAAGAAACTGTCCAACCTGCAAGCCATGCTCCCCGTCCTCGAGGCAGTCGTGCAGTCGGGCAAGCCGCTGCTGATCATCGCCGAGGATGTCGAGGGCGAGGCGCTCGCCACGCTGGTCGTGAACAAATTGCGCGGCGGCCTGAAGGTCGCGGCAGTCAAGGCGCCCGGCTTCGGCGATCGCCGCAAGGCGATGCTGGAGGATATTGCCATCCTCACCGGCGGCACGGCGATCAGCGAGGATCTCGGCATCAAGCTCGAGAACGTCACGCTGCAGATGCTGGGCCGCGCCAAGAAAGTGGTGATCGAAAAAGAAAACACCACCATCGTCGACGGCGTTGGCCGCAAGGAAGAGATCCAGGGCCGCATCGCCCAGATCAAAGCGCAGATCGAGGAGACTACCTCCGACTACGACCGCGAGAAACTGCAGGAGCGGCTGGCGAAGCTCGCCGGTGGCGTCGCCGTCATCCGTGTCGGCGGTTCGACGGAAGTCGAGGTGAAGGAGCGCAAGGACCGTGTCGACGACGCGCTGCATGCGACCCGTGCGGCGGTCGAGGAAGGCGTACTCCCGGGCGGCGGCGTCGCGTTGCTCCGGGCCGCCAAGGCGCTCGATGCCTTGCCGATCGACAATGCCGACCAGAGGACCGGTGTCGAGATCGTGCGGCGTGCGATCGAGACCCCGGTGCGCCAGATCGCGGAGAACGCCGGCGCCGAGGGCTCGATCATCGTCGGCAAGCTGCGTGAGAAGAGCGAGTTCGGCTGGGGCTGGAACGCCCAGACCAACGAGTTCGGCGATCTCTACGGCCAAGGCGTCATCGATCCGGCAAAGGTCGTGCGCACCGCGCTTCAGGATGCCGCTTCCGTCGCTGGCCTGCTGGTCACCACCGAGGCGATGGTGGCCGAGAAGCCAAAGAAGGAGGCCGCGACCCCTGCCATGCCCGCCGGCGCGGGCATGGACTTCTAG
- a CDS encoding usg protein, with product MVTAVSREFRLQMDGYGLTTAEIHYHMPDYPNLLQLYVWQEYDLAPDFPELKGFLGYWESELDGALHSVRVAHHHLITPSEWRAVDGIVAIH from the coding sequence ATGGTGACTGCGGTCAGCAGAGAATTCCGCCTGCAGATGGATGGCTACGGCCTGACCACGGCCGAGATTCACTATCATATGCCTGACTACCCCAACCTGCTGCAGCTCTATGTCTGGCAGGAATACGACCTCGCTCCCGATTTCCCGGAGTTGAAGGGCTTCCTTGGCTATTGGGAAAGCGAACTGGACGGCGCGCTGCATTCCGTGCGCGTCGCACATCATCATCTAATCACACCGTCGGAATGGCGCGCCGTTGACGGCATCGTTGCCATCCATTGA
- a CDS encoding Hsp20 family protein, whose translation MRTAFDFSPLYRSSIGFDRIFDLLENASRTANVDNWPPYDISRTGDDAYRITMAVAGFSQDELSIVHEPNMLVIAGERAGEDNGEYLHRGIAGRPFERRFELADHVKVTGAGLVNGLLTVDLQREIPEEMKPRKIEIGTSMAKAKEKSAAKPVQVEKQAA comes from the coding sequence ATGAGAACCGCTTTCGACTTTTCACCACTCTATCGGTCGAGCATAGGCTTCGACCGTATTTTCGACCTGCTGGAGAATGCCAGCCGCACGGCGAACGTCGACAACTGGCCGCCCTACGATATCTCCAGGACCGGTGACGACGCCTACCGCATCACCATGGCGGTAGCCGGCTTCAGTCAAGACGAATTGAGCATCGTGCATGAACCCAACATGCTCGTCATCGCCGGCGAGCGTGCCGGAGAGGACAATGGCGAATACCTGCATCGCGGCATCGCCGGACGGCCGTTTGAGCGACGCTTCGAACTTGCCGACCATGTGAAGGTGACCGGCGCCGGCCTCGTCAACGGTCTCCTGACCGTCGATCTTCAGCGTGAGATTCCCGAAGAGATGAAACCGCGCAAGATCGAGATCGGCACCAGCATGGCCAAAGCCAAGGAAAAATCCGCGGCAAAGCCCGTGCAAGTGGAAAAACAGGCTGCGTGA
- a CDS encoding helix-turn-helix domain-containing protein, with protein sequence MIVGQLRECLKTLRWKAADLVDELGWPQGQVAAWLDGRARPPLSVLAWLEALAKAHKALPAPGRGSPVLKPSPVEPAEIRLAAAGNPTTPAHPPYPRRPVFAHQAARHASVRLPSNGGLNHGTDAL encoded by the coding sequence ATGATCGTGGGCCAATTGCGTGAATGCCTGAAAACGTTGAGGTGGAAAGCGGCAGACCTCGTCGACGAGCTTGGTTGGCCGCAAGGCCAGGTCGCCGCCTGGCTCGATGGGCGGGCGCGGCCGCCGCTTTCCGTCCTTGCCTGGCTCGAGGCGCTCGCCAAGGCGCATAAGGCGCTACCGGCGCCCGGCCGAGGCTCGCCGGTGCTCAAGCCAAGCCCGGTCGAGCCAGCCGAGATCAGGCTCGCGGCCGCCGGAAATCCGACGACACCGGCGCACCCGCCCTATCCGCGCCGACCTGTCTTCGCGCACCAGGCTGCCCGACATGCTTCGGTTCGTTTGCCATCGAATGGAGGTTTAAACCATGGCACAGATGCGCTTTGA
- a CDS encoding co-chaperone GroES → MTFRPLHDRILVRRIEAEEKTAGGIIIPDTAKEKPQEGEVIAAGPGARNEAGQLQPLDVRVGDRILFGKWSGTEIKLGGQDLIIMKESDVMGVIEQTATVKKAA, encoded by the coding sequence ATGACGTTCCGCCCATTGCACGACCGTATCCTGGTCCGCCGCATCGAAGCCGAGGAGAAAACGGCTGGCGGCATTATCATTCCCGACACAGCCAAGGAAAAGCCGCAGGAAGGCGAGGTGATCGCCGCCGGCCCCGGCGCCCGCAACGAAGCCGGGCAGCTACAGCCGCTCGACGTCAGGGTGGGTGACCGCATTCTGTTCGGCAAATGGTCCGGCACCGAGATCAAGCTCGGCGGCCAAGACCTGATTATCATGAAGGAAAGCGATGTGATGGGCGTGATCGAGCAGACCGCGACCGTGAAGAAGGCCGCCTGA
- a CDS encoding Hsp20/alpha crystallin family protein, with protein sequence MSVRDLIPFGRERGQVPSLLRDGERDPFMSLHREVNRLFDDVFRGFGSGLPSLSSVAAEGARWPSVEISDTGKEVRVTAEVPGMEEKDIEVLLDDDVLTLKGEKRSETEDKERQFSERYYGRFERRIPLGVEVEQDNVEARFRNGVLTVTLPKTAKAQAQAKRIEIKS encoded by the coding sequence ATGAGCGTACGTGATCTCATTCCTTTTGGCCGGGAACGCGGACAGGTGCCCAGCCTTTTGCGCGATGGCGAACGTGATCCGTTCATGTCGTTGCACCGCGAGGTCAACCGTCTTTTCGACGATGTTTTCCGTGGTTTCGGTTCGGGGCTGCCATCCTTGTCTTCCGTTGCCGCCGAGGGCGCACGCTGGCCAAGCGTCGAGATCTCCGACACTGGAAAGGAGGTCCGTGTCACGGCCGAAGTGCCCGGCATGGAGGAAAAGGACATCGAGGTCCTGCTCGATGACGACGTGCTGACCCTGAAGGGCGAAAAGCGGTCCGAGACCGAGGACAAGGAGCGCCAGTTCTCCGAGCGCTATTACGGCCGTTTCGAGCGCCGCATTCCGCTCGGCGTCGAGGTAGAGCAAGACAATGTCGAAGCGCGCTTCAGGAACGGCGTCCTGACGGTTACATTGCCGAAGACCGCGAAAGCGCAAGCGCAGGCAAAGCGGATCGAAATCAAGAGTTGA
- a CDS encoding DUF982 domain-containing protein translates to MAQMRFEEPVTILVGMGLPVTIETAMEAYAMLQDWPVASRNGAHAVALNACKAGIAGEIDAETVRATLIAFARRNDILVPNMISPASIASGGRAVRAD, encoded by the coding sequence ATGGCACAGATGCGCTTTGAAGAACCCGTGACCATCTTGGTCGGAATGGGGCTTCCGGTGACGATCGAGACTGCGATGGAAGCATATGCCATGCTGCAGGACTGGCCCGTTGCCAGCCGGAACGGCGCCCATGCCGTCGCCCTCAACGCTTGCAAAGCCGGCATTGCCGGCGAGATCGATGCGGAAACCGTGCGGGCGACCTTGATCGCCTTCGCGCGCCGCAATGACATTCTGGTGCCGAATATGATCTCGCCTGCCAGTATCGCATCCGGTGGCCGCGCCGTGCGAGCGGATTGA
- a CDS encoding LysR family transcriptional regulator, with translation MTELLNLNRLVYFTTVMETGSFTTAADRLGVAKAVVSHQVGRLEQELGATLMRRTTRRVTPTEEGRLFYDRAMIILREAEAAYGEISHGAIEPKGMLRLTAPLDYGTKIVAPVMAAYLRTYPHMRVEAIFDDAVSNLVDEQIDLGIRVGWLADSSNQARRLGTIQQVVVANPSFAASLPPDVTPRQARSLAWVGNAQLRGVGQWLFSREGETVLTELNPVIMCDKSPAALACVLAGIGLGVFPDYSVGDDIAEGRLVPVFADWMLPVGGIHAVFPPARFRPAKVRAFVELLAAAEKKRSRLVETA, from the coding sequence ATGACCGAACTCCTGAATCTCAATCGGCTCGTCTATTTCACCACGGTGATGGAGACAGGCTCGTTCACCACGGCGGCGGACCGGCTTGGCGTAGCCAAGGCCGTGGTCAGCCACCAGGTCGGCAGGCTTGAACAGGAATTGGGCGCGACGCTCATGCGGCGCACGACGCGGCGTGTCACGCCGACCGAGGAGGGTCGCCTGTTCTACGACCGCGCGATGATCATCCTGCGCGAAGCCGAAGCGGCCTATGGCGAGATCTCGCACGGGGCGATCGAACCCAAGGGAATGCTGAGGCTGACCGCGCCGCTCGACTATGGCACGAAGATCGTTGCGCCGGTCATGGCCGCCTATCTCCGAACTTATCCGCATATGCGCGTCGAGGCGATTTTCGATGACGCCGTCAGCAATCTGGTGGACGAGCAGATCGACCTCGGCATCCGCGTCGGCTGGCTTGCGGATTCGTCCAATCAGGCGCGGCGCCTGGGCACGATACAGCAGGTCGTGGTGGCGAACCCGAGCTTCGCCGCAAGCCTGCCGCCCGATGTCACCCCGCGCCAGGCAAGATCGCTTGCCTGGGTCGGCAACGCCCAGCTGCGCGGCGTCGGCCAATGGCTGTTTTCAAGAGAGGGAGAAACGGTGTTGACCGAACTCAACCCGGTCATCATGTGCGACAAGAGCCCGGCGGCTCTTGCCTGCGTGCTCGCCGGTATCGGATTGGGCGTATTTCCCGACTACAGTGTCGGCGACGATATCGCCGAGGGACGTCTCGTGCCGGTATTTGCCGACTGGATGTTGCCTGTCGGCGGCATCCATGCCGTTTTCCCTCCGGCCCGGTTCCGGCCAGCCAAGGTCCGCGCCTTCGTCGAGTTGCTGGCGGCCGCCGAGAAGAAACGCTCGCGTCTCGTCGAAACGGCCTGA
- a CDS encoding recombinase family protein, with the protein MTRVALYARYSSDSQRDASIGDQLRLCREQAAREDWSVAGAYEDAAISGASTVLRPGIQQLVRDAQRGRFEVVLAEALDRISRDQADVATLFKHLKFAGVAIVTLAEGEISELHVGLKGTMNALFLKDLALKTHRGLRGRVEKGKAGGGLCYGYRVVKKLDAAGEPVRGDREIVPEEATIVRRIFREFAAGKSPKAIAVDLNKEGIPGPLGRHWGDTSVRGHVIRGTGVINNELYTGVLVWNRLHFVKDPATGKRVSRVNPPAKWIRTEVPHLRIVGDEMWQAVKERQKSIASQFEAVAIATRKARARKLHTMKRPVSLLSGLLSCGCCGGRYGLFTRDRYACLNHQRRGICENGRSITRQKIEQRVLAGLKERLVSADAVAEAIRAYAQETNRLNQERRAQGEQDRKALDKIERAIAGIMAAIEDGLYQASMKARMEDLERQKAEATARLAMAPTDVPDLHPNIATLYKKRVEQFTQALADHEDGRQAAEALRSLIGQIVLTPGDKRGEVHAELRGELFGILELVKPDQIPRSDDVMTKGVAGPRNQIKTARLTPGCSCIRLMAPR; encoded by the coding sequence ATGACCCGTGTAGCACTCTATGCCCGCTATTCTTCCGATAGCCAGCGGGATGCCTCCATCGGGGACCAGTTGAGGCTGTGCCGCGAGCAGGCGGCGCGTGAGGACTGGAGCGTGGCCGGAGCCTATGAGGACGCGGCGATCTCCGGTGCCAGCACGGTGCTGCGGCCGGGCATCCAGCAACTGGTGCGCGATGCCCAGCGCGGCCGCTTCGAGGTGGTGCTGGCCGAGGCGCTCGATCGCATCAGCCGCGACCAGGCAGATGTCGCCACACTCTTCAAGCATCTCAAATTCGCCGGCGTTGCGATCGTCACCTTGGCCGAGGGCGAGATCAGCGAACTGCATGTCGGCCTCAAGGGCACGATGAATGCTCTGTTCCTCAAGGACCTTGCCCTCAAGACCCATCGTGGCCTGCGGGGGAGGGTGGAGAAGGGCAAGGCCGGAGGCGGGCTGTGCTACGGCTACCGGGTGGTAAAGAAACTGGATGCCGCAGGTGAACCGGTTCGCGGCGACCGCGAGATCGTGCCGGAGGAAGCGACCATCGTGCGCCGCATCTTTCGGGAGTTCGCCGCCGGCAAGAGCCCCAAGGCGATCGCAGTCGACCTCAACAAGGAAGGCATTCCTGGTCCGCTCGGCCGGCACTGGGGCGACACCAGCGTGCGCGGGCATGTCATCCGGGGTACCGGCGTCATCAACAACGAGCTCTATACCGGCGTGCTGGTTTGGAACCGGCTGCACTTCGTCAAGGATCCCGCCACCGGCAAGCGCGTGTCGCGGGTCAATCCGCCAGCAAAATGGATCCGCACCGAGGTGCCGCATCTCAGGATCGTCGGGGATGAAATGTGGCAGGCCGTGAAGGAGAGGCAGAAATCCATCGCCAGCCAGTTCGAGGCGGTGGCGATCGCCACGCGCAAGGCCCGGGCGAGGAAGCTGCACACCATGAAGCGGCCGGTCTCCCTCCTGTCCGGCTTGCTCTCCTGCGGCTGCTGCGGCGGGCGCTACGGCTTGTTCACGCGAGACCGCTATGCGTGCCTCAACCACCAGCGCCGGGGCATCTGCGAAAACGGCCGCTCCATCACCCGCCAGAAGATCGAGCAGCGCGTCCTCGCAGGCCTAAAGGAAAGGCTGGTCTCGGCCGATGCCGTGGCCGAGGCGATCAGAGCCTATGCCCAGGAGACCAACCGCCTCAACCAGGAGCGTCGCGCGCAAGGCGAACAGGACCGCAAAGCCCTCGACAAGATCGAGCGCGCCATCGCCGGCATCATGGCCGCGATCGAGGATGGCCTGTACCAAGCTTCGATGAAAGCGAGAATGGAAGACCTGGAGAGGCAGAAGGCGGAGGCCACCGCGCGTCTGGCGATGGCGCCCACTGACGTGCCCGACCTGCATCCCAACATCGCCACTCTTTATAAGAAGCGGGTCGAGCAGTTCACGCAAGCGCTTGCCGATCACGAGGACGGACGCCAAGCCGCCGAGGCGTTGCGCTCGTTGATCGGACAGATCGTGCTCACGCCCGGCGACAAGCGCGGCGAGGTCCATGCCGAGCTACGCGGTGAGTTGTTCGGCATCCTCGAATTAGTCAAACCCGACCAAATTCCAAGGTCTGACGATGTTATGACAAAAGGCGTTGCGGGTCCCCGCAACCAAATCAAAACAGCCCGGCTCACCCCGGGCTGTTCTTGTATCCGGCTGATGGCCCCCCGCTGA